A stretch of Anaeromyxobacter dehalogenans 2CP-1 DNA encodes these proteins:
- a CDS encoding DMT family transporter, translating to MLRSRLLLLAAAGLWSTAGAAMKLCDLSGWQIAGGRSLVAGVFLLVAVPQARRRPSRGVLLVSVAYAATVVLFALANKLTTSANAIFIQDTAPLWVLLLSPALLGERPARGELLAVPVFGAGLALFFLDELTPGQVTGNLVALASGVAFALCILGLRRLHAAGAPALVWGNLLAAAVALPLWPAGPAPRPLDLALVAYLGVFQLGLAYLCFARGLEKVPALEASLLVLLEPVLNPIWTFLLAGERPGPWALAGGAVVLAATAWRTLAPALLAPRLRAGSPRA from the coding sequence ATGCTGCGCAGCCGCCTCCTGCTCCTCGCCGCCGCCGGGCTCTGGTCCACGGCCGGCGCCGCCATGAAGCTCTGCGACCTCTCCGGCTGGCAGATCGCCGGCGGACGGTCGCTGGTGGCGGGCGTGTTCCTGCTGGTGGCCGTCCCGCAGGCGCGCCGCCGGCCCTCCCGCGGCGTGCTGCTCGTCTCGGTGGCGTACGCGGCCACCGTGGTGCTGTTCGCGCTCGCGAACAAGCTCACCACCTCCGCGAACGCGATCTTCATCCAGGACACGGCGCCGCTGTGGGTGCTGCTGCTCTCGCCGGCGCTGCTCGGCGAGCGGCCCGCCCGCGGCGAGCTGCTCGCGGTGCCGGTCTTCGGCGCCGGGCTGGCGCTGTTCTTCCTCGACGAGCTGACGCCGGGCCAGGTCACCGGCAACCTGGTGGCGCTCGCGTCGGGCGTCGCGTTCGCGCTGTGCATCCTCGGCCTGCGGCGGCTGCACGCGGCCGGGGCCCCCGCGCTGGTCTGGGGCAACCTGCTCGCCGCCGCGGTGGCGCTGCCGCTCTGGCCCGCCGGCCCCGCGCCGCGGCCCCTCGACCTGGCGCTGGTCGCGTACCTGGGAGTCTTCCAGCTCGGGCTCGCCTACCTGTGCTTCGCCCGCGGGCTGGAGAAGGTCCCGGCGCTGGAGGCGTCGCTGCTGGTGCTGCTCGAGCCGGTGCTCAACCCGATCTGGACGTTCCTGCTCGCGGGCGAGCGGCCCGGCCCGTGGGCGCTGGCGGGCGGCGCGGTGGTCCTGGCCGCCACCGCCTGGCGCACGCTGGCGCCGGCGCTGCTCGCGCCGCGGCTGCGGGCCGGCTCACCGCGCGCGTAG
- the zwf gene encoding glucose-6-phosphate dehydrogenase: MTALPDRPGDPCAFVIFGAMGDLARRKLLPSLYNLRLNGLLPREFAIVGVSRRALDDAAYRDAVTGALRTFATRPVDDAVWSEYAERVHHVQGDFEDPATYERIGAALAHAAQKHGTAGNALFYLATPPGEFCHIVRGLGAAGLLGESAGWRRVVIEKPFGRDLESAVALNRELASIVREEQIYRIDHYLGKETVQNLMVFRFANGIFEPIWNRRYVDHVQVTVAEELGVEGRGDYYEQAGALRDIVQNHILQLLTLVAMEPPSTLAAEAVRNEKTKVLESIRPMSPEDVLRNTVRGQYGEGYLGGQKVPGYRAEPSVSPASQIETYAALKLQVENWRWAGVPFYVRAGKRLARRDTQISIQFRRPPLLLFQEAGVEGIEPNRLDILIQPEEAICISMKAKRPGPSIQLQPVRLDFSYADFGGLPPATGYERLLHDAMIGDATLFHRADMVEASWRIATPVLDVWSTLPARDFPNYAAGSWGPAAASELLARDGRRWADRE; encoded by the coding sequence ATGACCGCGCTCCCCGACCGCCCCGGCGACCCCTGCGCGTTCGTGATCTTCGGCGCGATGGGCGATCTCGCCCGGCGCAAGCTCCTCCCGTCGCTCTACAACCTGCGCCTGAACGGCCTCTTGCCGCGCGAGTTCGCCATCGTGGGCGTCTCGCGCCGGGCGCTCGACGACGCGGCCTACCGCGACGCCGTCACCGGCGCGCTCCGCACCTTCGCGACGCGCCCGGTGGACGACGCGGTCTGGTCGGAGTACGCCGAGCGCGTCCACCACGTGCAGGGGGACTTCGAGGACCCGGCCACCTACGAGCGGATCGGGGCCGCGCTCGCGCACGCCGCGCAGAAGCACGGGACCGCGGGCAACGCGCTGTTCTACCTGGCCACGCCGCCGGGCGAGTTCTGCCACATCGTGCGCGGGCTGGGCGCGGCGGGGCTGCTCGGGGAGAGCGCCGGCTGGCGGCGCGTCGTGATCGAGAAGCCGTTCGGCCGCGACCTGGAGTCGGCGGTGGCGCTGAACCGCGAGCTCGCCTCGATCGTGCGCGAGGAGCAGATCTACCGGATCGACCACTACCTCGGGAAGGAGACCGTCCAGAACCTGATGGTGTTCCGGTTCGCGAACGGGATCTTCGAGCCGATCTGGAACCGCCGCTACGTGGACCACGTGCAGGTCACCGTGGCGGAGGAGCTGGGGGTGGAGGGGCGGGGCGACTACTACGAGCAGGCCGGCGCGCTCCGCGACATCGTCCAGAACCACATCCTGCAGCTCCTCACGCTGGTGGCGATGGAGCCGCCCTCGACGCTCGCCGCCGAGGCCGTGCGCAACGAGAAGACGAAGGTGCTCGAGTCGATCCGGCCCATGTCGCCGGAGGACGTGCTGCGGAACACGGTGCGCGGCCAGTACGGCGAGGGCTACCTGGGCGGCCAGAAGGTGCCCGGGTACCGGGCCGAGCCGAGCGTGTCGCCCGCCTCGCAGATCGAGACCTACGCCGCGCTGAAGCTCCAGGTGGAGAACTGGCGCTGGGCCGGGGTGCCGTTCTACGTGCGCGCCGGCAAGCGGCTCGCGCGGCGCGACACGCAGATCTCGATCCAGTTCCGGCGGCCGCCGCTGCTCCTGTTCCAGGAGGCCGGGGTGGAGGGCATCGAGCCGAACCGGCTCGACATCCTCATCCAGCCGGAGGAGGCCATCTGCATCTCGATGAAGGCGAAGCGCCCCGGCCCCTCGATCCAGCTCCAGCCGGTGCGCCTCGACTTCAGCTACGCCGACTTCGGCGGCCTGCCGCCCGCCACCGGCTACGAGCGACTGCTCCACGACGCGATGATCGGCGACGCGACGCTGTTCCACCGCGCCGACATGGTGGAGGCGAGCTGGCGCATCGCCACCCCGGTGCTCGACGTCTGGTCCACGCTGCCCGCGCGCGACTTCCCGAACTACGCCGCGGGGAGCTGGGGGCCCGCGGCGGCGTCCGAGCTGCTCGCGCGCGACGGGCGGCGCTGGGCGGACCGGGAGTGA
- the lysS gene encoding homocitrate synthase, which produces MTKSTWKLIDSTLREGEQFAHGTFRTEDKLEIARALDTFGVEYVEVTSPAASPQSQRDAVQIVKLGLGARVITHSRCVLDDVRAAIDTGVRGIGLLFATSRILRESSHGKSIQQIIDAMGPPIELALKAGLETRFSAEDAFRSEVTDLVAVYQAAERLGVHRVGIADTVGIATPRQVFALVREIRRAVRCDIGFHGHNDTGCCIANAYEALAAGATHVDVAVLGIGERVGITPLGGIIARMFSIEPQSVAERYRLGQLRELERLVARVTGIEVPFNNYVTGETAYSHKAGMHLKAMMANPGSYEIIPPEAFGLTRRLILGSRLTGRHAIAYRAREMGITFGETELKALTKRIKELADAGELSEEQIDRVLRDWVTA; this is translated from the coding sequence ATGACCAAGTCCACCTGGAAGCTCATCGACTCGACGCTCCGCGAGGGCGAGCAGTTCGCCCACGGGACGTTCCGCACCGAGGACAAGCTCGAGATCGCGCGCGCGCTCGACACGTTCGGGGTCGAGTACGTCGAGGTGACCAGCCCGGCCGCCTCGCCGCAGTCGCAGCGGGACGCGGTGCAGATCGTGAAGCTCGGGCTCGGCGCGCGGGTCATCACCCACTCGCGCTGCGTCCTCGACGACGTGCGCGCCGCCATCGACACCGGCGTCCGCGGCATCGGCCTGCTCTTCGCGACCAGCCGCATCCTCCGCGAGTCCTCGCACGGCAAGTCCATCCAGCAGATCATCGACGCCATGGGGCCGCCCATCGAGCTGGCGCTCAAGGCCGGCCTCGAGACGCGCTTCTCCGCCGAGGACGCGTTCCGCAGCGAGGTGACGGACCTGGTGGCGGTCTACCAGGCCGCCGAGCGGCTCGGCGTCCACCGCGTCGGCATCGCCGACACGGTCGGCATCGCCACGCCGCGCCAGGTGTTCGCGCTGGTGCGCGAGATCCGGCGCGCGGTCCGCTGCGACATCGGGTTCCACGGCCACAACGACACCGGGTGCTGCATCGCGAACGCCTACGAGGCCCTGGCCGCCGGCGCCACCCACGTGGACGTGGCGGTGCTGGGGATCGGCGAGCGCGTCGGCATCACCCCGCTCGGCGGCATCATCGCGCGCATGTTCTCCATCGAGCCGCAGTCGGTGGCGGAGCGCTACCGGCTCGGCCAGCTCCGCGAGCTGGAGCGGCTGGTGGCCCGGGTCACCGGCATCGAGGTCCCGTTCAACAACTACGTGACCGGCGAGACCGCGTACTCGCACAAGGCCGGGATGCACCTGAAGGCCATGATGGCGAACCCCGGCTCCTACGAGATCATCCCGCCGGAGGCGTTCGGCCTCACCCGGCGCCTGATCCTGGGCAGCCGCCTCACCGGCCGGCACGCCATCGCCTACCGGGCGCGCGAGATGGGCATCACGTTCGGCGAGACCGAGCTGAAGGCGCTCACCAAGCGCATCAAGGAGCTGGCGGACGCCGGCGAGCTGTCGGAGGAGCAGATCGACCGGGTCCTGCGCGACTGGGTGACGGCTTGA
- the pgl gene encoding 6-phosphogluconolactonase — protein sequence MARPPGPALVRAADAAALARVAAEEVARRAEEAVAARGRFAIALAGGSTPRALYALLADPAAPWRERVPWARTEIWFGDERCVPPDHPDSNYRTAGEALLEHVPAAAVHRIEGERPPAEAAAGYEAALRRAADPDGSPPRLDLVLLGLGADGHTASLFPGSPALDERARWVAAPFVPAVGAHRITLTLPVLERARAIAFLVSGAEKRAALGRLLAPGTPSIPAARVRPLDGALLVLADRAAAG from the coding sequence GTGGCGCGTCCCCCGGGGCCGGCGCTGGTGCGGGCCGCGGACGCGGCGGCCCTGGCGCGCGTGGCCGCCGAGGAGGTGGCGCGGCGGGCCGAGGAGGCCGTCGCGGCGCGCGGGCGCTTCGCGATCGCGCTCGCCGGAGGAAGCACCCCGCGGGCGCTGTACGCGCTCCTCGCCGATCCCGCCGCGCCCTGGCGCGAGCGGGTGCCGTGGGCCCGCACCGAGATCTGGTTCGGCGACGAGCGCTGCGTCCCGCCCGACCACCCCGACTCGAACTATCGGACCGCGGGCGAGGCGCTGCTGGAGCACGTCCCCGCCGCCGCCGTGCATCGGATCGAGGGCGAGCGACCGCCCGCGGAGGCGGCCGCCGGCTACGAGGCGGCGCTGCGGCGGGCGGCCGATCCCGACGGGAGCCCGCCGCGCCTCGACCTGGTGCTGCTCGGCCTCGGGGCCGACGGCCACACCGCGTCGCTGTTCCCGGGGAGCCCCGCGCTCGACGAGCGCGCGCGCTGGGTGGCGGCGCCCTTCGTGCCCGCCGTCGGCGCCCACCGCATCACCCTCACGCTGCCGGTGCTGGAGCGGGCGCGCGCGATCGCGTTCCTCGTGTCCGGCGCCGAGAAGCGGGCGGCGCTCGGGCGGCTCCTCGCCCCCGGCACGCCCTCGATCCCGGCGGCGCGGGTGCGTCCGCTCGACGGCGCGCTCCTCGTGCTGGCCGACCGCGCGGCGGCAGGGTAG
- a CDS encoding GNAT family N-acetyltransferase: MFQVKQESPFPGLADRWSAAEGPGAETLELTREALAAVRPGDRAEVAPLVEILLRRLDGAQRPQARRALLALLDGARRRLFTSQLRPDDVDPWLELLFPVIARADCTLGEVLRSREETDPKTVAIRVLGQDACEVTVADLARRTRAIARGILALVDDHPDARVAILSENCLEAALCDLACLTNGIVDYPLPANAVAEQVVFMLKHSGARVLLASDEEQVAKVLPSLPALPELREIVVFSRAAAERNGLLSLEQMIGQGADFDDDARAARAGRVRSGDVATVMYTSGTTGKPKGILFTHQNLVTKRLARGYALREVGEGDVFLCYLPLYHTFGRWLELTGTLWWGATYVFARSTAQGPLLEDFKRVKPTVFISVPKKWMELHEAAVWEAASDDPDDVAAHLRVITGGRLRTGLSAAGYLDPVVFRAFHRAGTELCSGYGMTEATGGVTMTPVGEYVDGSIGKPLPGIECRRAEDGELLIRGPYVSPGYYHPGPNDHGADADGWFGTGDLVSIDPAGHFHITGRKKEIYKNRQGQTIAPQRVENLFRDFEAISQAFLVGDHREYNTLLVWPNQQSAAVQGRSPDAQRELLGSLVASANRFLAPFERVVAFQLLPRALDDAHGELTHKLTFKREAVEKNWKDLIERMYEQKHLALALDGFFLRIPNWVLREMGVLQHEVALDAGQLRAGERSLRIGPDPAAPGALRIGDLAYAAEGTVIDLGALLARPSLWLGNQALRAFLGEEAFLSLVSRRRKGSVDLRLDARLWPAPPAERLREMLDVVDGGEVTFHSIHVAGELLRAERPEARRAISHLHIGLAAAQSEHASLCRALLRRAAEAPDEDVRRRAFRVLLPNEDAGETLATVRLFLDRMGAMALRDEDLADLGERGLSDAQVQVLLAHLASDRANGAPADPSDRRLLVGAMRLLTACAIAHPVYFGRVRVPLARLTLHDDPEVSARAGEELDRLRRGFSNFVGPNLRLAIDPQTGVEYGWHHVLVFDDTVPAQVRPSLLSAFEDATIVRASVFELGRGVLLSLADIPPGGLAVSLLGRQHGKSVYRVSIHTRAREVFDFAMNVAEDMTFAELRQEVSWLLAAGAPPPLVEKFGGYFAEWGIFTEEFIPGSDVERQVARLVRQGETRRLQLLWPFLVWTAVEGHVRFWDRTGRRLALREPSPAAFIVPSHDYHSGARLVSISDRSPCAGFDELLDRFEEAFIERIERSRPELKGGAEDAIVLSAVVEALGLERGISLLEEVSQTSRRAVAIETFLERLREGGFTPQRVHFAARRYRRWLEVNPQATFEAQGKMLGELWGTYRLSEVETVWPDTRVRFFRQTVFANVRPELGAALDRIMNRARVLPAGGLDLEEQVAAVRSAARPTSEEDYFLARMTYRYLAPTDEVALISMPSGGHYVTEVVVALTDEAGERYTVRGPVSPREVARLLHMFHESNLQVTFTTEHEFLLCLDPKDTVIGGLFYRQVAPDRVHMEKLVVGRRHRGRGVADGLMREFARRLKARGVRRMETGYFQPEYLRRFGFRTDPTSGGLVREIEPDDFPL, encoded by the coding sequence ATGTTCCAGGTCAAGCAGGAGTCCCCGTTCCCAGGGCTCGCCGACCGCTGGTCGGCCGCGGAAGGGCCCGGCGCCGAGACGCTGGAGCTGACGCGCGAGGCGCTCGCCGCCGTCCGGCCCGGCGACCGGGCGGAGGTCGCGCCGCTCGTCGAGATCCTGCTGCGGCGGCTCGACGGCGCCCAGCGCCCCCAGGCCCGCCGCGCGCTGCTCGCCCTGCTCGACGGCGCGCGGCGCCGCCTGTTCACCAGCCAGCTCCGCCCCGACGACGTCGACCCCTGGCTGGAGCTGCTGTTCCCGGTCATCGCCCGCGCCGACTGCACGCTGGGCGAGGTGCTCCGCTCCCGCGAGGAGACGGACCCGAAGACGGTCGCGATCCGGGTCCTCGGGCAGGACGCCTGCGAGGTGACCGTCGCCGACCTCGCCCGGCGGACGCGGGCCATCGCGCGCGGCATCCTGGCGCTGGTGGACGACCACCCGGACGCGCGGGTGGCGATCCTGTCGGAGAACTGCCTCGAGGCGGCGCTGTGCGACCTCGCCTGCCTCACGAACGGCATCGTGGACTACCCGCTCCCCGCGAACGCGGTGGCCGAGCAGGTGGTGTTCATGCTGAAGCACTCCGGGGCGCGGGTGCTGCTCGCCTCCGACGAGGAGCAGGTCGCGAAGGTGCTCCCGTCGCTGCCGGCGCTGCCCGAGCTGCGCGAGATCGTGGTGTTCTCTCGCGCGGCCGCGGAGCGCAACGGGCTGCTCTCGCTCGAGCAGATGATCGGCCAGGGGGCGGACTTCGACGACGACGCGCGGGCGGCGCGCGCCGGCCGCGTCCGGTCGGGCGACGTCGCCACCGTGATGTACACCTCGGGCACCACCGGGAAGCCCAAGGGCATCCTGTTCACGCACCAGAACCTGGTGACCAAGCGGCTGGCGCGGGGGTACGCGCTGCGCGAGGTGGGCGAGGGCGACGTCTTCCTCTGCTACCTGCCGCTGTACCACACGTTCGGACGCTGGCTCGAGCTGACCGGCACGCTGTGGTGGGGCGCGACCTACGTGTTCGCCCGCTCCACCGCGCAGGGGCCGCTGCTCGAGGACTTCAAGCGGGTGAAGCCCACCGTCTTCATCTCGGTCCCGAAGAAGTGGATGGAGCTGCACGAGGCGGCGGTCTGGGAGGCCGCCTCCGACGATCCCGACGACGTGGCGGCGCACCTGCGCGTCATCACCGGCGGCCGGCTCCGCACCGGCCTGTCGGCGGCCGGCTACCTCGACCCGGTGGTCTTCCGCGCCTTCCACCGCGCGGGGACGGAGCTCTGCTCCGGCTACGGGATGACCGAGGCCACCGGCGGCGTGACCATGACGCCGGTGGGCGAGTACGTGGACGGCTCCATCGGCAAGCCGCTCCCCGGCATCGAGTGCCGCCGCGCCGAGGACGGCGAGCTGCTCATCCGCGGACCGTACGTCTCGCCCGGCTACTACCACCCCGGCCCGAACGACCACGGCGCGGACGCCGACGGCTGGTTCGGCACCGGCGACCTCGTCTCCATCGACCCGGCCGGCCACTTCCACATCACCGGCCGCAAGAAGGAGATCTACAAGAACCGCCAGGGCCAGACGATCGCGCCGCAGCGCGTGGAGAACCTGTTCCGCGACTTCGAGGCGATCTCGCAGGCGTTTCTGGTCGGCGATCACCGCGAGTACAACACGCTGCTGGTCTGGCCGAACCAGCAGTCGGCCGCGGTCCAGGGCCGCTCGCCCGACGCGCAGCGCGAGCTGCTCGGCTCCCTGGTCGCGAGCGCGAACCGGTTCCTGGCCCCGTTCGAGCGCGTGGTGGCGTTCCAGCTCCTGCCGCGCGCCCTCGACGACGCGCACGGCGAGCTGACCCACAAGCTCACGTTCAAGCGCGAGGCGGTGGAGAAGAACTGGAAGGATCTCATCGAGCGGATGTACGAGCAGAAGCACCTCGCGCTCGCGCTCGACGGCTTCTTCCTCCGCATCCCGAACTGGGTGCTGCGCGAGATGGGCGTGCTCCAGCACGAGGTGGCGCTCGACGCGGGTCAGCTCCGCGCCGGCGAGCGCAGCCTGCGCATCGGCCCGGATCCGGCCGCCCCCGGCGCGCTCCGCATCGGCGACCTCGCCTACGCGGCGGAGGGCACCGTGATCGATCTGGGCGCGCTGCTCGCCCGCCCCTCGCTCTGGCTCGGGAACCAGGCGCTGCGGGCGTTCCTGGGCGAGGAGGCGTTCCTCTCGCTCGTGTCCCGCCGCCGCAAGGGCAGCGTCGACCTCCGCCTGGACGCGCGCCTCTGGCCGGCGCCGCCGGCGGAGCGGCTGCGCGAGATGCTGGACGTGGTGGACGGCGGGGAGGTGACGTTCCACTCCATCCACGTGGCCGGCGAGCTGCTGCGCGCCGAGCGCCCCGAGGCGCGCCGCGCCATCAGCCACCTCCACATCGGCCTCGCCGCCGCCCAGAGCGAGCACGCGTCGCTGTGCCGCGCGCTGCTGCGCCGGGCCGCCGAGGCGCCGGACGAGGACGTGCGGCGCCGCGCGTTCCGGGTGCTCCTGCCGAACGAGGACGCGGGCGAGACGCTCGCCACGGTGCGCCTGTTCCTCGACCGGATGGGCGCGATGGCGCTGCGGGACGAGGACCTGGCCGACCTGGGCGAGCGCGGGCTCTCGGACGCGCAGGTCCAGGTGCTGCTCGCCCACCTCGCCTCCGACCGCGCCAACGGCGCGCCGGCGGATCCGTCGGACCGGCGGCTGCTGGTGGGCGCGATGCGCCTGCTCACCGCCTGCGCCATCGCGCACCCGGTCTACTTCGGCCGCGTGCGCGTGCCGCTCGCCCGGCTCACGCTGCACGACGACCCCGAGGTGTCCGCCCGCGCCGGCGAGGAGCTGGACCGGCTGCGCCGCGGCTTCTCCAACTTCGTCGGGCCCAACCTCCGCCTGGCCATCGACCCGCAGACCGGCGTCGAGTACGGCTGGCACCACGTGCTGGTGTTCGACGACACCGTGCCGGCGCAGGTGCGCCCCTCGCTGCTCTCCGCGTTCGAGGACGCCACCATCGTGCGCGCCTCGGTGTTCGAGCTGGGGCGCGGCGTGCTGCTCTCGCTCGCCGACATCCCGCCCGGCGGCCTGGCGGTATCGCTGCTGGGCCGCCAGCACGGCAAGAGCGTCTACCGCGTCTCCATCCACACCCGCGCGCGCGAGGTGTTCGACTTCGCCATGAACGTGGCGGAGGACATGACGTTCGCCGAGCTGCGCCAGGAGGTGAGCTGGCTCCTCGCCGCCGGCGCGCCGCCGCCGCTGGTGGAGAAGTTCGGCGGCTACTTCGCCGAGTGGGGCATCTTCACCGAGGAGTTCATCCCCGGCTCGGACGTGGAGCGGCAGGTGGCGCGGCTGGTGCGCCAGGGCGAGACGCGGCGGCTCCAGCTCCTCTGGCCGTTCCTGGTGTGGACCGCGGTGGAGGGGCACGTCCGGTTCTGGGACCGCACCGGCCGGCGGCTGGCGCTGCGCGAGCCCTCGCCGGCCGCGTTCATCGTGCCCTCGCACGACTACCACTCCGGCGCGCGGCTGGTGTCCATCTCCGACCGCTCGCCGTGCGCCGGCTTCGACGAGCTGCTCGACCGCTTCGAGGAGGCGTTCATCGAGCGCATCGAGCGGTCCCGGCCCGAGCTGAAGGGCGGCGCCGAGGACGCCATCGTGCTCTCGGCGGTGGTGGAGGCGCTCGGGCTCGAGCGCGGCATCAGCCTGCTCGAGGAGGTGTCGCAGACCTCGCGGCGCGCCGTCGCCATCGAGACGTTCCTGGAGCGGCTGCGCGAGGGCGGCTTCACGCCGCAGCGCGTCCACTTCGCGGCCCGGCGCTACCGACGCTGGCTGGAGGTGAACCCGCAGGCGACGTTCGAGGCGCAGGGGAAGATGCTCGGCGAGCTGTGGGGCACCTACCGGCTCTCCGAGGTCGAGACCGTCTGGCCCGACACGCGGGTGCGCTTCTTCCGCCAGACGGTGTTCGCGAACGTGCGCCCGGAGCTGGGCGCGGCGCTCGACCGGATCATGAACCGGGCCCGCGTCCTCCCCGCCGGCGGGCTGGACCTCGAGGAGCAGGTGGCGGCGGTGCGCAGCGCGGCGCGCCCGACCTCCGAGGAGGACTACTTCCTGGCGCGCATGACGTACCGGTACCTGGCGCCCACCGACGAGGTGGCGCTCATCTCCATGCCGTCGGGTGGCCACTACGTCACCGAGGTGGTGGTGGCGCTCACCGACGAGGCCGGGGAGCGCTACACCGTGCGCGGCCCGGTGTCGCCGCGCGAGGTGGCGCGGCTGCTCCACATGTTCCACGAGTCGAACCTGCAGGTGACCTTCACCACCGAGCACGAGTTCCTGCTCTGCCTCGACCCGAAGGACACCGTCATCGGAGGGCTCTTCTACCGGCAGGTGGCGCCGGACCGCGTGCACATGGAGAAGCTGGTGGTGGGGCGGCGCCACCGCGGGCGCGGCGTGGCCGACGGGCTGATGCGCGAGTTCGCGCGGCGGCTCAAGGCACGCGGCGTGCGGCGGATGGAGACCGGCTACTTCCAGCCCGAGTACCTGCGCCGCTTCGGCTTCCGGACCGATCCCACCTCGGGCGGCCTGGTCCGCGAGATCGAGCCCGACGACTTCCCGCTCTAG
- the gnd gene encoding phosphogluconate dehydrogenase (NAD(+)-dependent, decarboxylating), with amino-acid sequence MDIGMVGLGRMGGRMARRLLRGGHRVVGFDPDARAVEDLAADGGAGAASLDALVAALAPPRAVWLMVPAGGPTEQAIASLAERLGPGDVVVDGGNSWFKDDVRRAELLRARGVRFLDAGTSGGVAGLERGYCLMVGGDRDAFDRLEPVLRTLAPGSAAAPPTPGRTAGGTAEEGYLYCGPAGAGHFVKMIHNGVEYGLMQAYAEGFDLLRGAAGEGMPEAIRYRIDLAEVAELWRRGSVVTSWLLDLSAAALARDPGLEAFEGAVADSGEGRWTIQAAVEEGVAAPALSAALFARFRSRRAHTFGEKLLSAMRRGFGGHHEAVKGGSR; translated from the coding sequence ATGGACATCGGGATGGTGGGGCTGGGGCGGATGGGCGGCCGGATGGCCCGCAGGCTGCTCCGCGGAGGCCACCGGGTGGTCGGCTTCGATCCGGATGCGCGCGCGGTCGAGGACCTGGCCGCCGACGGCGGCGCCGGGGCGGCCTCGCTGGACGCCCTGGTGGCGGCGCTCGCCCCCCCGCGGGCGGTCTGGCTGATGGTGCCGGCCGGCGGGCCCACCGAGCAGGCGATCGCGTCGCTGGCGGAGCGGCTCGGGCCGGGCGACGTGGTGGTGGACGGGGGAAACTCCTGGTTCAAGGACGACGTGCGCCGGGCCGAGCTGCTCCGGGCCCGCGGCGTGCGGTTCCTCGACGCCGGGACGAGCGGCGGGGTGGCCGGGCTGGAGCGCGGCTACTGCCTGATGGTGGGGGGCGATCGCGACGCGTTCGACCGGCTCGAGCCGGTGCTCCGGACGCTGGCGCCCGGCAGCGCCGCGGCGCCGCCGACGCCGGGGCGGACCGCCGGCGGGACCGCCGAGGAGGGCTACCTGTACTGCGGCCCGGCCGGCGCCGGCCACTTCGTGAAGATGATCCACAACGGCGTGGAGTACGGGCTGATGCAGGCGTACGCGGAGGGCTTCGACCTGCTGCGCGGCGCCGCCGGCGAGGGCATGCCCGAGGCGATCCGCTACCGGATCGACCTCGCCGAGGTCGCCGAGCTGTGGCGGCGCGGGAGCGTGGTGACCTCCTGGCTGCTGGACCTGTCCGCCGCGGCCCTGGCGCGCGACCCCGGGCTGGAGGCGTTCGAGGGCGCGGTGGCCGACTCGGGCGAGGGGCGCTGGACGATCCAGGCCGCGGTGGAGGAGGGCGTGGCCGCCCCGGCGCTCTCCGCGGCGCTGTTCGCGCGCTTCCGCTCGCGCCGGGCGCACACGTTCGGCGAGAAGCTGCTGAGCGCGATGCGCCGCGGGTTCGGCGGGCACCACGAGGCGGTGAAGGGGGGCTCCCGATGA